One Pseudoalteromonas undina genomic region harbors:
- a CDS encoding TonB-dependent hemoglobin/transferrin/lactoferrin family receptor, with the protein MNPFSFKFTALASLLISSGSALAENVIDDHIVVSGSRFEQKLEDVTGSVTVITEQDIERQLAVDLQTMFKYDPSISSTGSGAGAQTLTVRGVGGNRVVFIKDGRRTNDGYAGGGGYLVGRNYFDVAGVKQVEVAKGAASSLYGSDALGGIVVITTKDPSDYLADQQSLVKVALGYQGQSNQVAADITAAKDLGDVAISAVYSHRDSEEVQNYAEDLPGYDARSDALLLKVEQKLDEKRTLKYTLDYFNQTTEQVITPSIQETEDEDTNISFALDYDSDMATAIFDKWYGQLSYSRYEQQSDQISAARNYIDYNDYGFEQDILGLKAVFSKEVKGENTEHEFVYGVDIDLYDTTRPRLKTRVLNDGTVDFTNEKQKAFPGADTSLVGVYMQDSIKFNETDWSLVAGIRYDYYALEAKKDALYADAELDDITESAFSPKLGVIYQVDDNLSWYGQYVRGFKIPPHDQAYQSHGVEPFYQILPNADLDPESSDSFEIGLRYASSDISVNLSTFYAAYDDFIETTIAGVEPTYIPNVNKTFYQYQNISETQISGVEAGIAMYVTDDILLEANVAYVDGENKDSDQPLTSISPLNGSILVSTEFGNVNWTAAWRLAKAQSDVVLDTNGNKTTQGNGYGVVDLYANYQWQAWQMNVGLLNLLDKEYVPFELIAGQSKGTDFSQYSQPGRNVSARISYQF; encoded by the coding sequence AGTAACGGTTATTACCGAACAAGATATTGAGCGTCAGCTCGCTGTAGATTTACAAACTATGTTTAAATACGATCCAAGTATCTCAAGTACTGGCAGTGGCGCAGGCGCGCAAACACTAACTGTACGAGGTGTTGGTGGCAACAGAGTTGTTTTTATTAAAGATGGAAGACGCACAAACGATGGCTACGCTGGCGGCGGCGGTTATTTAGTGGGTCGAAACTACTTTGATGTTGCAGGTGTTAAACAAGTTGAAGTTGCAAAAGGGGCGGCATCATCGCTATATGGTTCTGATGCACTAGGGGGAATTGTAGTAATAACAACTAAAGACCCGAGTGATTATTTAGCGGATCAACAAAGCTTGGTAAAAGTAGCGTTAGGCTACCAAGGCCAAAGTAATCAGGTTGCTGCTGATATTACAGCAGCAAAAGATTTAGGTGACGTTGCTATTAGCGCTGTTTATAGCCATCGCGATAGTGAAGAAGTACAAAACTACGCTGAAGATTTACCAGGTTACGATGCCCGCTCGGACGCTTTGCTGCTTAAAGTTGAGCAAAAACTTGATGAAAAACGCACCCTTAAGTATACCTTAGATTACTTTAATCAAACGACAGAGCAAGTAATCACTCCATCCATTCAAGAAACCGAAGACGAAGACACAAATATCTCATTTGCACTCGATTATGATTCAGATATGGCAACAGCTATATTTGATAAATGGTATGGGCAACTATCTTATAGTCGATACGAGCAACAAAGTGACCAAATAAGCGCAGCTAGAAATTACATCGATTATAATGACTACGGGTTTGAGCAAGATATTTTAGGCTTAAAAGCGGTATTTAGTAAGGAAGTTAAAGGAGAAAATACCGAGCATGAATTTGTCTATGGAGTAGATATTGATTTATATGATACTACTCGACCACGCTTAAAAACCCGTGTATTAAATGATGGTACTGTTGATTTTACGAATGAAAAACAAAAAGCATTTCCCGGCGCCGATACTTCTTTAGTTGGTGTATATATGCAAGACAGTATTAAATTTAACGAGACTGATTGGTCGTTAGTTGCGGGTATTCGTTACGATTATTATGCACTTGAAGCCAAAAAAGATGCGTTATACGCTGACGCCGAGCTTGATGATATTACCGAGTCTGCGTTTTCACCAAAGCTGGGTGTGATTTATCAGGTAGACGATAATTTATCTTGGTATGGGCAATATGTTCGAGGCTTTAAAATACCGCCACACGACCAAGCCTATCAAAGCCATGGTGTTGAGCCATTTTATCAAATATTACCAAACGCAGATTTAGACCCTGAAAGCAGTGACTCATTCGAGATCGGATTAAGATACGCAAGTAGCGATATTAGTGTAAATCTAAGTACTTTTTATGCTGCCTATGATGACTTTATCGAAACAACCATTGCGGGTGTTGAGCCAACTTATATTCCTAATGTAAATAAAACATTTTACCAATACCAAAATATTAGCGAAACCCAGATCAGCGGTGTAGAAGCTGGTATTGCTATGTATGTCACCGACGATATTTTATTAGAAGCCAATGTTGCTTACGTAGATGGTGAAAACAAAGACTCTGATCAGCCACTTACTAGTATTAGCCCGTTAAATGGTTCTATATTGGTAAGCACTGAGTTTGGCAATGTTAATTGGACCGCTGCTTGGCGTTTAGCTAAGGCGCAGTCTGATGTAGTACTTGATACTAATGGTAATAAAACAACACAAGGTAACGGTTATGGTGTTGTTGATTTATATGCAAATTATCAGTGGCAAGCATGGCAAATGAATGTAGGTTTACTTAATCTACTCGATAAAGAGTACGTACCGTTTGAACTTATTGCTGGTCAATCCAAAGGTACTGATTTTAGCCAATATAGCCAACCAGGACGTAATGTTTCGGCTCGGATAAGCTATCAGTTTTAA
- a CDS encoding TonB-dependent siderophore receptor, with translation MKYSLIYLACLSASAQSIAQSQPIEKIAVTYKQAYRGDIPQKQMPQSIETLDNAVLDQKGITQLQDALDFSASISRKNNSGALWDSFSIRGLSGNENMPSGYLINGFSGGRGFSGPRDVSNIEYIEVLKGPGSALYGRSEPGGTVNIVTKKPQFEQQGELKLSLGSDNFNRVEGDYTNGINDNTAFRINGAWQDSDSYRDEVYTHKKVVTPSIYHQINASTSITYEFEYVDLAQLFDRGVVVLNDNFNTVPSSRYLGNPNDGDTQVYSRGHQVTLNHDINNEWSLVVGANYRSSTLTGFSSDAELAPSRQSLFDDGHTLTRQQRYRDYEVDDTSLKFELSGHFDTAGITHHLLIGADAYKYDLRTGLYRYRGGNGTYTVDIYQPNYNVARPEVGLLYENNEQQDAYGIYVQDQMDLTDKIKLLVGLRFDSVDQDILETKSGVLSSSSQSQVSPRVGLVYELNDAVTLYSSYSEGFLPLSGTDANGDPFGFEYSDSFEVGAKFSYQGITGTLALFDATKSNMLVADPVNVGFSAPIGKANSKGVELDLSTYITDDTKFNLSYAYIDASTANDIINADWGVPIKKGSPLVNVPKNNLNLTLSHQMAVLGKELELGASYQYTSERLGDAADLTFNLPSYQLVGIFGQVNLTERTKLNISVNNILDEEYAQSSYNALWVYPGAPTQFKMSLAYQF, from the coding sequence ATGAAGTACTCATTAATTTACTTAGCCTGCTTAAGTGCAAGCGCACAAAGCATTGCCCAAAGCCAACCAATAGAGAAAATTGCGGTTACATATAAACAAGCTTACCGAGGCGATATTCCTCAAAAGCAAATGCCACAATCAATCGAAACCCTCGATAACGCGGTACTTGATCAAAAAGGAATAACTCAATTACAAGATGCGCTGGATTTTTCTGCCAGTATTTCACGTAAAAATAACAGTGGCGCATTATGGGATAGCTTTTCGATTCGTGGATTATCGGGTAACGAAAACATGCCATCGGGTTACTTAATTAATGGTTTTAGCGGTGGACGTGGATTCAGCGGCCCTCGTGATGTATCAAACATTGAGTACATTGAAGTATTAAAAGGCCCAGGTTCTGCACTATACGGGCGCTCAGAGCCCGGCGGTACAGTAAATATCGTAACCAAAAAACCTCAATTTGAGCAACAGGGTGAGCTAAAGCTTAGCTTAGGTAGTGATAACTTTAATCGCGTTGAAGGCGACTATACAAACGGCATTAACGATAATACAGCATTTAGAATAAATGGCGCATGGCAAGATAGCGATAGCTACCGCGATGAGGTGTACACCCATAAAAAGGTGGTTACGCCATCTATTTATCATCAAATAAACGCTTCAACCAGTATCACTTATGAATTTGAATACGTTGATTTAGCCCAGCTATTTGACCGTGGTGTTGTTGTACTTAATGATAATTTTAATACTGTTCCTAGCTCACGCTATTTAGGCAATCCAAACGATGGTGACACGCAAGTATATTCTCGTGGTCACCAAGTAACTTTAAATCACGATATAAACAATGAATGGTCACTCGTTGTAGGCGCAAACTACCGTAGCTCTACACTAACTGGGTTTTCGTCTGATGCTGAACTTGCACCCTCGCGCCAATCATTATTCGATGATGGCCACACACTTACCCGCCAACAGCGCTACCGCGATTATGAAGTTGATGATACCAGCCTTAAATTTGAGCTAAGTGGGCATTTTGATACCGCAGGCATTACCCATCACTTATTAATAGGAGCCGACGCATACAAATACGACTTACGCACTGGACTTTATCGTTATCGCGGCGGTAATGGCACTTACACAGTTGATATTTATCAGCCGAATTATAACGTTGCTCGTCCTGAAGTAGGTTTACTCTACGAAAACAACGAACAACAAGATGCTTATGGTATATACGTTCAAGATCAAATGGATCTGACTGATAAAATTAAACTATTAGTTGGCCTTAGATTCGATAGCGTAGATCAAGACATTTTAGAAACCAAAAGTGGTGTGCTTTCAAGCAGTTCACAAAGCCAGGTAAGTCCACGAGTAGGCTTAGTATATGAACTAAACGACGCTGTAACCTTATACAGCAGCTACTCCGAAGGCTTTTTACCATTAAGTGGCACAGATGCAAATGGCGACCCATTTGGCTTTGAATACAGTGACTCATTTGAAGTAGGCGCTAAATTTAGCTACCAAGGCATAACGGGAACCCTAGCATTATTTGATGCCACTAAAAGTAATATGTTAGTAGCCGATCCTGTAAACGTTGGTTTTTCAGCGCCTATTGGTAAAGCAAATAGTAAAGGTGTTGAACTTGATTTAAGTACTTATATTACTGATGATACAAAGTTTAATTTATCTTACGCTTATATAGATGCCAGTACGGCAAACGACATAATAAATGCTGATTGGGGCGTGCCAATCAAAAAAGGCAGCCCATTAGTCAATGTGCCTAAAAATAACTTAAATCTAACGCTTAGCCATCAAATGGCCGTTCTTGGCAAAGAGCTAGAGCTAGGTGCCAGTTATCAGTACACCAGTGAGCGCTTAGGCGATGCCGCCGATTTAACATTTAACTTACCGAGCTATCAACTAGTTGGTATTTTTGGGCAGGTAAACTTAACCGAGCGCACCAAGTTAAATATCAGTGTTAACAATATTCTTGATGAAGAATATGCTCAAAGTAGCTACAACGCATTATGGGTTTACCCCGGTGCGCCTACTCAATTTAAGATGTCATTGGCATATCAATTCTAA
- a CDS encoding fused MFS/spermidine synthase yields MLTKTNALIYFLAFSSGFSIMGIELLGGRILAPYFGSSVHIWGSIITVFMLSLSFGYLLGGKLSIRHPSLTKYGLIFLVASIMVVPIALFAEPIMAFIFSHIEDSRYGSLLASTALFFIPTIILGMISPYSVRLLVTNSERSGQVAGGLYFVSTLGSALGTIITSFYMVLAFDVNTIILGFAGVLGTLGLIAISFDKLKVREAVYAQA; encoded by the coding sequence ATGTTAACAAAAACAAATGCATTAATTTACTTTTTAGCCTTTAGCAGTGGCTTTAGTATTATGGGAATAGAGCTGTTAGGTGGGCGCATTTTAGCGCCTTACTTTGGCAGTAGCGTACATATCTGGGGCAGTATTATTACGGTATTTATGCTTAGCTTATCATTCGGGTATTTACTGGGAGGGAAGCTGTCTATTCGTCATCCTTCGTTGACCAAATATGGGTTAATCTTTTTAGTTGCCAGTATTATGGTGGTGCCCATTGCTTTGTTTGCTGAGCCAATTATGGCATTTATTTTTTCGCATATTGAAGACAGTCGCTATGGCTCGTTACTCGCCTCAACCGCGTTATTTTTTATACCCACCATTATTTTAGGCATGATCTCGCCCTACTCCGTACGTTTGCTGGTTACCAATAGTGAGCGCAGCGGCCAAGTGGCTGGCGGCCTTTATTTTGTAAGTACCTTAGGCAGTGCGCTGGGCACCATTATTACCTCTTTTTATATGGTACTGGCGTTTGATGTTAACACCATTATTTTAGGTTTTGCTGGTGTGTTGGGCACGCTTGGGCTAATTGCTATTAGCTTTGATAAACTTAAAGTGCGAGAGGCCGTTTATGCACAAGCTTAA
- a CDS encoding spermidine synthase, translated as MHKLKLLFISIMALLFSAHSMSNVVHKERSLYRNLLVEETGDLRCLKFDEKTRQSSQSCMYISDPKKLVFNYTKLAFSSLLLIDNPKNVLIIGLGGGTLSNMIHELYPKAHIENVEIDPSVIKVARDYFNFIETDNVTAKVQDGRIFIKRAALKSQQFDWIILDAFNGDYIPEHLLTKEFFEEIKSVLAEGGIVAANTFSSSKLYEHESATYHAVFGDFINVTANNNSNRIILAGYSNIPTEQQIAQRVKQLAPLLASYDVDIEAISQRMFFTKDGKDWPSDTKVLTDQYSPANLLNF; from the coding sequence ATGCACAAGCTTAAATTATTGTTTATTAGTATAATGGCGCTGCTATTTTCAGCTCACAGTATGAGTAATGTTGTGCATAAAGAGCGCTCTTTATATCGAAATTTACTCGTTGAAGAAACTGGCGATTTACGCTGTTTAAAGTTTGATGAAAAAACCCGACAAAGCAGCCAAAGTTGCATGTACATCAGCGATCCTAAAAAACTGGTATTTAATTATACTAAGCTGGCTTTTTCTAGTTTATTACTGATTGATAACCCTAAAAATGTGCTCATTATTGGTTTAGGTGGCGGTACGCTTTCTAATATGATTCATGAGCTATACCCAAAGGCACACATTGAAAATGTTGAAATAGATCCTTCGGTAATTAAAGTGGCGCGCGATTATTTTAACTTTATAGAAACCGATAACGTAACTGCTAAAGTACAAGATGGGCGTATTTTTATTAAACGTGCGGCGCTTAAAAGCCAGCAATTTGATTGGATTATTTTAGATGCGTTTAATGGCGATTACATTCCTGAGCACCTACTCACAAAAGAGTTTTTTGAAGAAATAAAAAGCGTATTGGCTGAAGGCGGAATTGTTGCTGCTAACACGTTTTCATCAAGTAAACTTTATGAACATGAATCGGCAACTTATCATGCGGTATTTGGCGATTTTATTAATGTAACAGCCAATAATAATAGTAATCGTATTATTTTAGCCGGTTATAGCAATATCCCTACAGAGCAACAAATAGCACAGCGGGTTAAGCAACTAGCTCCATTACTTGCCTCTTATGATGTGGATATAGAGGCAATTAGCCAGCGTATGTTTTTCACTAAAGATGGAAAAGACTGGCCAAGTGATACTAAGGTGCTGACTGATCAATACTCTCCAGCTAATTTACTTAACTTTTAG
- a CDS encoding GMP synthase, which yields MHIHFIIHEHFEAPGAYEAWAKMNGHTLSYTRIYLAEPLPQHTDDIDFLIVMGGPQSPATSLAECPYFDSKKEQAFIASAITANKVVLGVCLGSQLIGEALGATYQPSPEKEIGKFAITLTDAGLNHPLFSHFGSELNVGHWHNDMPGLTATASIIAYSEGCPRQIIAYSDLVFGFQCHMELTTDVVTLLIANDDLTNAHNYRFVEQPEKLLSHDYDEMNNKLYTFLDKLAVHYLSK from the coding sequence ATGCACATTCACTTTATTATTCATGAACATTTTGAAGCGCCAGGCGCTTATGAAGCTTGGGCTAAAATGAATGGCCATACGTTGTCTTATACCCGTATTTATTTAGCTGAACCCTTACCTCAGCATACCGATGATATCGATTTTTTAATCGTAATGGGTGGGCCACAATCGCCCGCTACATCGCTTGCAGAATGCCCTTATTTTGATAGCAAAAAAGAACAAGCCTTTATTGCCAGTGCGATCACGGCAAACAAAGTGGTGTTAGGCGTTTGTTTGGGGTCGCAATTAATTGGTGAAGCGTTAGGCGCGACTTATCAACCTAGTCCAGAAAAGGAAATTGGTAAGTTTGCTATTACCCTCACCGATGCAGGCTTGAATCATCCGTTATTTAGCCATTTTGGCAGTGAGCTTAATGTGGGGCATTGGCATAACGATATGCCCGGGCTGACTGCTACGGCCAGTATTATTGCCTATAGCGAAGGTTGTCCAAGGCAAATAATCGCTTATAGCGATTTAGTATTTGGTTTTCAATGCCACATGGAATTGACCACCGATGTGGTTACCCTCCTCATTGCCAACGATGATTTAACCAATGCCCATAATTACCGCTTTGTTGAACAGCCCGAAAAGCTCTTAAGTCACGATTATGATGAGATGAACAATAAGCTTTATACTTTCTTAGATAAGCTTGCCGTACACTATTTATCTAAATAA
- a CDS encoding MarR family winged helix-turn-helix transcriptional regulator has translation MSSSIPFHETLDLTLCGNMGRVHRLCREAVTLAVEPLGLTQSRWTAMIHLHHLPLGATQQALATSLGIEMPSLTRTIKQLELQNLVIRQVDEHDKRSKKLYFTDEGIKLLEHLKELTSDIKQRLYAGLSTEQLDGMAHSLVQMEENARRCIASLSGDK, from the coding sequence ATGAGTAGCAGTATTCCTTTTCATGAAACACTCGATTTAACTTTATGCGGCAATATGGGGCGAGTGCACCGCTTATGTCGAGAAGCGGTAACATTAGCGGTTGAACCCTTAGGTTTAACTCAGTCGCGCTGGACGGCAATGATTCACTTACATCATTTACCTTTAGGGGCAACACAGCAAGCGTTGGCGACCAGTTTAGGTATTGAAATGCCCTCATTAACGCGCACCATTAAGCAATTAGAGCTGCAGAATCTAGTTATTAGACAAGTTGATGAACACGATAAACGCAGTAAAAAATTGTACTTTACCGATGAGGGTATAAAGTTATTAGAACACTTAAAAGAGTTAACAAGCGATATTAAACAGCGTTTATATGCAGGTTTAAGCACGGAGCAGCTTGACGGTATGGCGCACAGTTTAGTGCAAATGGAAGAAAACGCGCGGCGTTGTATTGCAAGCTTATCTGGAGATAAATAA
- a CDS encoding HlyD family secretion protein: MTPDQKFARYVKVSLVGFIVVFFYYIVADVWLPVTPQARVYHPVVQISPQINGRVTDVLVSNNQTVKAGDVLFEIDKNTYQLALEQAQLALDDAKLQNKRLDTNVKALEAQISAANAKLHEQQLLKKRGETLYKQNSISEQELESIRANFAASQSNLAAFEAQLAEAVLARGDSGQDNLALRHAANQLAQAELNLSYTQVRALSDGVVANLQLLEGSYAVAGKPLLAVVAKKADLVADFREKSLLNMQPGSLAKVVFDSRPGEVFDAKIEIFEAGVSDGQLSANGLLSTTETSNRWVRDAQRQRIHLVLPNNNQLINNMPSGARATVQLLPQSAIGQWLGTVQIRFISWLHYIY; the protein is encoded by the coding sequence ATGACACCCGATCAAAAATTTGCCCGCTACGTTAAAGTATCGCTCGTTGGTTTTATTGTTGTATTTTTCTATTATATTGTTGCCGATGTATGGCTACCGGTTACGCCACAAGCACGGGTTTACCATCCGGTTGTGCAAATATCGCCGCAAATAAACGGCCGTGTTACCGATGTGTTGGTTAGTAATAACCAAACGGTTAAAGCGGGTGATGTATTATTTGAAATAGACAAAAACACTTACCAACTAGCACTTGAGCAAGCGCAGCTCGCGCTTGATGATGCCAAACTGCAAAATAAACGACTTGATACCAACGTAAAAGCGCTGGAGGCACAAATAAGTGCAGCTAACGCTAAATTGCATGAGCAGCAGCTATTAAAAAAGCGTGGCGAAACACTCTACAAACAAAACTCTATTTCGGAGCAAGAGCTTGAAAGCATTCGTGCAAATTTTGCAGCAAGCCAATCTAATTTAGCTGCCTTTGAAGCACAGTTGGCAGAAGCTGTTTTAGCGCGTGGCGATTCAGGGCAAGATAACTTAGCACTGCGCCATGCAGCAAACCAGTTAGCACAAGCTGAGCTTAATTTATCTTATACGCAAGTGCGGGCTTTAAGTGATGGCGTTGTAGCTAATTTACAGTTACTTGAGGGCTCCTATGCGGTTGCGGGTAAGCCATTACTCGCGGTTGTAGCAAAAAAAGCAGATTTGGTAGCCGATTTTCGTGAAAAGTCACTATTAAACATGCAGCCAGGCAGTTTAGCAAAAGTGGTATTTGATAGCCGACCTGGTGAAGTATTCGACGCAAAAATTGAAATATTTGAGGCCGGTGTCAGTGACGGACAACTTAGTGCGAATGGATTGCTTAGCACCACCGAAACCAGCAATCGCTGGGTTCGGGATGCGCAGCGTCAACGTATTCATTTAGTGCTGCCAAATAACAATCAGCTTATAAATAATATGCCCAGTGGTGCGCGTGCCACTGTGCAGTTACTTCCACAATCGGCTATAGGTCAATGGTTGGGAACAGTACAGATCCGCTTTATTAGTTGGTTACATTACATTTATTAG
- a CDS encoding DUF2955 domain-containing protein: MTQHVSQAPQLDSNGLRQALRIAGGCTIGFTLCKLMNWPNGIFFTVYPMLLLGLVPSINIGVIRQFVASAAYSAFIVLILQGLFSHLPVLMTLIIFASFCVLFYLMSSGGAFLFGALGAVSLSIQLHFASHVDQASSIYPLILSNGVAIFITIIIALLMHGLFPDVTARPMRAVPHKDKESIRHEVLLCATVATLSFVVFQVLDLQDSISAQAASILILFSLCFKAAGTASWQRIIGTLIGCNAALVAQLFLYNHTDVLLFPVAILWILSFIFSRFHILGGGPPGVGFGVLTTFGILFGQSLGPGQDLIYSAMYRFSSVAVAVTVSLSAVYVVHRILNRFSVTRHHTYD, from the coding sequence ATGACACAACATGTTAGCCAAGCGCCACAACTCGATTCAAATGGTTTACGCCAAGCGCTACGGATTGCTGGCGGCTGCACTATTGGTTTTACTTTGTGCAAGTTAATGAATTGGCCCAATGGAATATTTTTTACAGTTTACCCTATGTTACTACTCGGTTTAGTGCCAAGTATTAACATAGGCGTGATCCGTCAATTTGTTGCCAGTGCTGCCTACAGTGCGTTTATAGTGCTTATTTTACAGGGCTTATTTTCACACTTGCCGGTGTTAATGACGCTCATTATTTTTGCTAGTTTTTGCGTGTTATTTTACTTAATGAGCTCTGGTGGGGCGTTTTTATTTGGTGCGTTAGGTGCGGTGAGTTTATCGATTCAGTTACATTTTGCCAGTCATGTTGATCAAGCTAGTAGCATTTACCCGCTTATTTTAAGTAATGGTGTGGCTATTTTTATTACTATTATTATTGCGCTCTTGATGCATGGCTTGTTTCCTGACGTGACAGCGCGACCCATGCGCGCTGTACCGCACAAGGATAAAGAAAGTATTCGTCACGAGGTGTTGTTATGTGCCACGGTTGCTACTTTGTCGTTTGTGGTTTTTCAGGTGCTTGATTTGCAAGATTCAATTTCGGCGCAAGCGGCATCTATTTTAATTTTATTTTCGCTGTGTTTTAAAGCGGCGGGCACCGCAAGTTGGCAACGTATTATTGGTACACTGATAGGTTGTAATGCTGCTTTAGTTGCGCAATTGTTTTTGTATAACCATACCGACGTTTTACTTTTTCCGGTGGCTATATTATGGATTTTATCTTTTATATTCAGTCGTTTTCATATTTTAGGTGGTGGTCCACCGGGGGTTGGGTTTGGGGTATTGACCACTTTTGGGATTTTATTTGGTCAGTCGTTAGGCCCTGGGCAAGATTTAATATACAGCGCCATGTATCGATTTAGCTCGGTGGCTGTTGCAGTAACAGTAAGCTTAAGCGCAGTGTATGTAGTGCATCGAATCCTAAACCGATTTAGCGTCACCCGCCATCATACTTATGATTAA
- the arfB gene encoding alternative ribosome rescue aminoacyl-tRNA hydrolase ArfB, translating into MLTISNSVTIDEWEVELSAIRSQGAGGQNVNKVASAIHLRFDINRSKLPEFYKERLLALKDSRITKEGVLIIKAQSHRTQELNREDALKRLKDLILSATKVNKARRATKPSRNSQRKRMDKKTKHGQTKALRGNIKL; encoded by the coding sequence ATGTTAACTATTTCAAACAGCGTAACCATTGATGAATGGGAAGTAGAGCTAAGCGCTATTCGCTCGCAAGGCGCTGGCGGACAAAATGTTAATAAGGTAGCCAGTGCTATACACTTACGCTTTGATATAAACCGCTCTAAATTGCCCGAGTTTTATAAAGAACGATTACTTGCTTTAAAAGATTCAAGGATCACCAAAGAAGGGGTATTGATAATTAAAGCCCAGAGCCACCGCACTCAAGAGCTCAACAGGGAAGATGCGCTTAAACGGCTAAAAGATCTAATTTTAAGCGCCACAAAGGTTAATAAGGCACGCCGTGCTACCAAACCTAGCCGTAACTCACAGCGTAAACGTATGGATAAAAAAACCAAACACGGCCAAACCAAAGCTCTCCGCGGTAATATTAAGCTGTAA